Proteins encoded in a region of the Flammeovirga yaeyamensis genome:
- a CDS encoding T9SS type A sorting domain-containing protein: MKKIFYISLTMLFISFTSVMAQEVASITVKCPPCRPVQSCDQCYETQAAADLACGSSARTSNLDLKNDLEELTINAFPNPSFEGKFTIESTSLLNGSVKLYSQVGALIQELNLSDTNRFKLGEDVKLSSGIYIMTYTDVNGNVISKRLVVDY, from the coding sequence ATGAAAAAAATATTTTATATATCTCTAACGATGTTATTCATCTCTTTCACTTCGGTGATGGCACAAGAGGTTGCATCTATAACTGTAAAATGTCCACCTTGTCGACCTGTACAAAGTTGCGACCAATGTTACGAAACCCAAGCGGCAGCAGACCTTGCTTGTGGTTCATCAGCAAGAACATCTAATCTTGATTTAAAAAATGACTTGGAAGAATTGACTATAAATGCTTTTCCAAACCCAAGTTTTGAAGGAAAATTTACAATTGAATCTACATCTTTATTAAATGGATCAGTAAAACTGTATTCTCAGGTAGGTGCTTTGATTCAGGAACTGAATCTTTCGGATACCAATCGATTTAAACTAGGAGAGGATGTGAAATTATCATCAGGTATTTATATCATGACTTATACCGATGTAAATGGCAATGTAATTTCTAAACGTTTAGTTGTGGATTATTAA